A genome region from Bombus pyrosoma isolate SC7728 linkage group LG14, ASM1482585v1, whole genome shotgun sequence includes the following:
- the LOC122574776 gene encoding uncharacterized protein LOC122574776 has protein sequence MAAQKSPKIEAQVVEAIRRLQAIQGSTPQEISNYIAQEYNIPGSEIRRHVQLALRRGVTYGILQRLKGGCYTYNQDYMYNQCMNSGDATAVDIRCARKRRSSRRRRSSRRRGRRRYKSRESRRRSRRRKSRGRRRKSSRRRRRREEFPKEIDALKMTTVTKQSSKSSNLLPKDGPRSNHSTISANSEEKQE, from the exons ATGGCAGCGCAAAAATCTCCAAAAATCGAGGCCCAGGTCGTAGAAGCAATCCGTAGGCTACAGGCCATTCAAGGATCAACTCCACAGGAAATCAGTAATTACATTGCtcaagaatataatattcctGGCTCTGAGATTAGGCGTCACGTTCAACTTGCCCTCAGGCGTGGCGTGACTTATGGTATTCTCCAGCGTTTGAAGGG CGGATGCTACACGTACAATCAAGACTACATGTACAATCAATGCATGAACAGCGGCGACGCCACTGCTGTCGACATTCGTTGCGCACGAAAAAGACGATCTAGCCGGAGAAGAAGAAGCTCGAGGAGACGCGGTAGAAGGAGGTACAAGAGTCGTGAATCTCGACGTAGATCCCGTAGAAGGAAATCGCgaggaagacgaagaaaatcgTCGAGGAGACGAAGGCGGAGGGAAGAATTTCCAAAGGAAATCGACGCGCTAAAGATGACCACCGTGACCAAACAATCGTCGAAAAGCAGCAACCTCTTACCGAAGGATGGTCCACGAAGCAATCATTCTACCATCTCTGCAAACTCCGAAGAGAAGCAAGAGTAA
- the LOC122574777 gene encoding uncharacterized protein LOC122574777, which translates to MGRFDVDIWRKGCRGWSQSEDQDGDETSGMVFHDATRSSKQRKRRQSLSFHRKPENIHVDRYVETWHKLWPVAKRAVLGWRPRQARGERPRRSQRPLGLTKKKEKKNRQVKRNQPEDHRPCPSITCKTAKHIIIDLQKYKTDIEDTAFQTSFDQLAVAISLQSVYLKCVAKGLKL; encoded by the exons ATGGGACGGTTCGACGTTGATATCTGGCGAAAAGGGTGCAGGGGCTGGAGTCAATCAGAAGATCAGGATGGGGACGAGACATCAGGGATGGTGTTTCACGACGCGACGAGGTCATCGaagcaaagaaagagaaggcaGAGCTTGTCGTTTCACCGCAAACCCGAAAATATCCATGTCGACCGGTATGTTGAAACCTGGCATAAGCTCTGGCCGGTTGCCAAAAGAGCGGTACTCGGTTGGAGGCCACGCCAGGCCAGAGGCGAGCGGCCTCGTCGATCCCAACGTCCGTTAGGCctcacgaaaaaaaaagaaaaaaaaaacagacaAGTAAAAAGAAACCAGCCAGAAGATCATAGACCATGTCCTTCTATAACGTGCAAGACTGCGAAACACATAATTATTGATTTGCAAAAGTATAAAACGGATATAGAGGATACAGCGTTCCAAACGTCTTTTGaccagttagctgttgcgATCTCTTTGCAAAGTGTGTACCTAAAATGCGTGGCAAAAG GTTTAAAACTTTAA